In Sphingobacterium zeae, one genomic interval encodes:
- a CDS encoding MutS-related protein, with the protein MTPTSILYDQKYQEIALTVLKLNKQVNTLSLSRLFVIVGGGALLFYTFQLESLPLVFFSFFALLFLFAYLVRKQSKLELQKNYFEAYLKVLANEQAMAEGKSNMYDHGQHFEDGAHPYSADMDVFGSYALFAQINRATTKQGIDLLASWLDKPLQKYQILLNQEATQELESESEWIWDFQAKLLANLNHKLDIKAFLTNYFQDRNFQFGNGFMRFYIKAGPILFLLALAGSFFVPKLAGIATLLGLFHILWALAKAGSVGLFSSRIDKIGGVLGSYAEAIQSIERKEWKSSSMLGIAGELKQHQGADSISLAFKKLAGLINNLDARNNIFVGVFFNLFLLWDFRQVLAIVDWKNKYEHEILNSFDTLAKVEAVTSLAIWKRNHPTYIDPIILDNPLQDKINAQGLYHPLIPINQVVANDYNSMDHRIALVTGSNMAGKSTFLRTVGINAILAYAGAAVAATAFQLPIYKLISYMRIKDNLNESTSTFKAELNRMKFILDTVSLHSDSFFLIDEMLRGTNSVDKYLGSRAIIKKLVRLNGKGMVATHDLQLSSLQEEFPRDIKNYHFDIRVDEGQMLFDYKLKIGECKIFNASLLLKGIGVDINENIE; encoded by the coding sequence ATGACTCCAACATCAATATTATATGATCAGAAGTATCAAGAAATAGCTTTAACCGTGCTCAAGTTAAATAAGCAAGTCAATACATTAAGTTTGTCGCGCCTATTTGTAATCGTGGGAGGAGGAGCATTATTATTTTATACCTTTCAGCTCGAAAGCCTGCCTTTGGTCTTTTTCTCTTTTTTTGCATTGTTATTTTTGTTCGCTTATCTCGTGCGGAAGCAGAGCAAGCTGGAACTTCAGAAAAACTATTTTGAAGCTTATCTTAAGGTTTTGGCAAACGAGCAGGCTATGGCAGAAGGAAAGTCAAATATGTATGATCATGGCCAGCATTTTGAAGATGGTGCTCATCCGTATAGTGCTGATATGGATGTCTTTGGATCCTATGCTTTATTTGCTCAGATAAATCGTGCAACCACAAAACAGGGCATCGATCTTTTGGCATCATGGCTGGATAAACCGCTTCAAAAATATCAGATTCTGCTTAATCAGGAAGCGACTCAGGAACTGGAAAGCGAATCGGAGTGGATTTGGGATTTTCAGGCTAAACTTTTGGCAAACCTGAACCATAAACTGGACATCAAGGCTTTCTTGACAAATTACTTTCAGGATCGTAATTTTCAATTCGGCAACGGTTTTATGCGTTTCTACATCAAAGCAGGTCCTATTCTATTTTTACTTGCTTTAGCCGGAAGTTTTTTTGTTCCAAAGTTGGCTGGAATTGCAACATTATTGGGCTTGTTCCATATCCTTTGGGCACTAGCCAAAGCGGGAAGTGTGGGGCTGTTTTCCTCTCGAATAGACAAGATCGGTGGTGTGCTAGGCTCCTATGCCGAAGCGATTCAATCGATTGAACGCAAGGAGTGGAAGTCCTCTTCCATGCTGGGAATCGCCGGGGAACTTAAACAGCATCAAGGTGCTGATTCCATTTCCCTTGCATTTAAAAAGCTTGCAGGTCTCATTAACAATCTGGATGCCCGCAATAATATCTTTGTTGGTGTTTTTTTTAATTTATTTCTGCTTTGGGATTTTAGGCAGGTATTGGCAATTGTTGACTGGAAGAATAAATATGAGCATGAAATTTTAAATTCATTCGATACTTTGGCAAAGGTAGAGGCGGTAACCAGTCTTGCCATTTGGAAGCGAAATCATCCGACCTATATTGATCCGATAATTTTGGATAACCCATTGCAAGATAAGATCAATGCCCAAGGATTATATCATCCCTTGATTCCGATCAATCAGGTAGTCGCCAATGATTATAACAGTATGGATCATCGAATTGCTTTGGTAACAGGATCCAACATGGCTGGTAAAAGTACCTTTCTGCGTACTGTGGGCATAAATGCTATTTTGGCCTATGCTGGGGCGGCTGTTGCAGCAACAGCTTTTCAGCTGCCGATTTACAAACTGATATCCTATATGCGGATCAAAGATAATCTGAATGAAAGTACGTCTACCTTTAAGGCGGAACTGAATCGGATGAAATTCATATTAGATACTGTGTCGCTACACAGCGATAGCTTTTTTCTGATTGATGAGATGTTACGGGGTACAAATTCGGTGGATAAATACCTCGGTTCGCGGGCAATCATAAAGAAATTGGTGCGGTTAAATGGTAAAGGTATGGTGGCAACACACGACTTACAGCTGTCTAGTTTACAGGAGGAATTTCCTAGAGATATCAAAAATTATCATTTTGATATTCGTGTTGATGAAGGTCAGATGCTATTTGACTATAAGCTGAAGATTGGCGAGTGCAAGATATTCAATGCGTCGCTCTTATTGAAGGGTATCGGTGTGGATATCAACGAAAATATAGAATAA
- a CDS encoding acyl-CoA thioesterase, whose protein sequence is MTLQERIDLSETHVCTTVFPFLTNHHDTLFGGKAMSIMDEVSFMAATRFCRKTLVTVSTDRIDFNKAIPSGSIIEAIARVQHVGRTSLKVKVEIFLEHMYKEGRELAIEGVFTFVALDENKQPIPVLEGLDIE, encoded by the coding sequence ATGACTTTACAAGAACGTATTGATTTGTCTGAAACACATGTTTGTACCACTGTGTTTCCGTTTTTGACGAATCATCACGATACTTTATTCGGCGGCAAGGCCATGTCCATTATGGATGAAGTGTCGTTTATGGCTGCAACACGATTTTGTCGCAAAACGTTGGTCACTGTATCAACGGATCGTATAGACTTTAATAAAGCTATTCCCTCTGGAAGTATTATAGAAGCTATCGCAAGAGTTCAACATGTAGGCCGGACCAGCTTAAAGGTGAAGGTCGAGATATTTTTGGAGCATATGTACAAGGAGGGGAGAGAGTTGGCAATAGAAGGTGTTTTTACATTCGTTGCCCTGGATGAAAATAAGCAGCCAATTCCGGTACTTGAAGGTTTGGATATTGAATAG
- a CDS encoding DUF779 domain-containing protein codes for MINRLDVTDKAKDLIHELEAKHGKLMFYQAGGCCEGTQPQCFEEEGYFPRTNDAMIGLAEGYEFWVDRDLFEYWKHAHFTLDVLDGFGPGGFSLETPLGKTFKVHYRLFTSEELNNLSPVKRNE; via the coding sequence ATGATAAATAGACTAGACGTTACGGATAAAGCAAAAGATCTTATTCATGAACTTGAAGCTAAACATGGTAAATTAATGTTCTACCAAGCAGGAGGTTGCTGTGAGGGTACTCAACCACAGTGCTTTGAAGAAGAGGGGTACTTCCCCCGTACAAATGACGCCATGATCGGACTGGCGGAAGGCTATGAATTCTGGGTTGATCGCGATCTCTTTGAATACTGGAAACATGCCCATTTCACGTTAGACGTACTGGATGGATTTGGCCCGGGGGGCTTCTCGCTGGAAACGCCACTTGGTAAAACATTCAAAGTCCACTACAGACTGTTTACATCAGAAGAGCTCAATAATTTAAGCCCCGTCAAGAGAAACGAATAA
- a CDS encoding aldehyde dehydrogenase family protein, with amino-acid sequence MSAIKRPSFKERYDNYIGGKFVAPVQGKYFDNISPVDGKVFTQVAHSTKEDLDLAVDTAAKAFETWGKTSATERSIILNKIADRIEANLEYIAAVETIDNGKAVRETLNADIPLAIDHFRYFAGVIRAEEGSISELDSNTVSLIVHEPIGVVAQIIPWNFPILMAVWKLAPALAAGNTVVLKPAESTPASILILMEIIGDLIPSGVVNIVNGFGAELGRSLVTNPKVSKAAFTGSTATGRLVMQYATENIIPVTLELGGKSPNIFFSSVMDADDAFLDKAIEGAVLFALNQGEICTCPSRLLVQEDIYDRFIAKVVDRVNQIKVGDPLDPSTMMGAQASKIQKDKIMSYIKLGKEEGAEVLTGGDENNVGEGFEDGYYIKPTLFKGNNKMRIFQEEIFGPVLAVTTFKDEEEAIAIANDTMYGLGAGVWTRDAHQLYQIPRAIQAGRVWVNQYHSYPAGAPFGGYKQSGIGRENHKMMLAHYRQAKNMLISYSKEKLGFF; translated from the coding sequence ATGAGCGCAATTAAAAGGCCATCGTTCAAAGAACGATATGACAACTACATTGGTGGTAAATTCGTCGCACCAGTACAAGGAAAATATTTTGATAACATCTCACCAGTAGACGGAAAGGTATTTACGCAAGTTGCCCATTCCACAAAAGAAGATCTGGATCTAGCTGTTGATACTGCTGCTAAAGCCTTTGAAACTTGGGGAAAGACTTCAGCTACTGAACGGAGCATCATCCTAAATAAAATCGCCGACCGTATTGAAGCTAATCTAGAATATATCGCTGCCGTTGAGACCATAGACAACGGTAAGGCGGTACGCGAAACGCTAAATGCTGACATCCCATTAGCAATTGACCATTTTCGATATTTTGCGGGTGTAATACGAGCTGAGGAAGGTTCCATAAGTGAACTGGACAGTAACACCGTGTCCTTGATTGTACACGAACCAATCGGGGTAGTTGCACAGATCATTCCATGGAATTTCCCGATTCTAATGGCGGTATGGAAACTAGCTCCAGCGCTTGCCGCAGGGAATACCGTTGTACTAAAACCCGCTGAAAGCACACCGGCATCTATTCTTATCCTGATGGAAATAATTGGTGATTTGATTCCCTCCGGAGTGGTTAATATCGTCAACGGTTTCGGTGCGGAACTTGGTCGCTCCTTAGTCACCAACCCAAAGGTTTCCAAAGCCGCATTCACGGGATCCACAGCAACAGGCCGTTTGGTGATGCAGTATGCCACTGAAAACATCATTCCAGTAACGCTCGAACTAGGCGGAAAGTCCCCTAATATTTTCTTTAGTTCGGTGATGGATGCCGATGACGCATTTTTGGATAAAGCGATAGAAGGCGCAGTGCTATTTGCACTCAACCAAGGAGAGATTTGTACATGTCCTTCACGTTTATTGGTACAGGAAGATATCTACGATAGATTTATAGCTAAAGTCGTTGATCGGGTCAATCAGATCAAAGTCGGAGACCCATTAGATCCATCAACCATGATGGGCGCTCAGGCATCAAAAATCCAAAAAGACAAGATCATGTCCTACATTAAACTAGGCAAAGAAGAAGGAGCAGAAGTCTTGACCGGTGGCGATGAAAACAACGTTGGCGAGGGCTTTGAAGACGGCTATTACATTAAGCCAACCCTATTCAAAGGCAATAATAAAATGCGGATTTTCCAGGAAGAAATATTTGGACCAGTACTGGCGGTCACTACTTTCAAAGATGAGGAGGAAGCAATTGCCATCGCCAACGATACGATGTATGGACTGGGAGCTGGTGTATGGACCCGAGATGCGCATCAGCTTTATCAGATTCCACGTGCTATTCAGGCGGGCCGTGTTTGGGTAAATCAATATCATTCCTACCCTGCTGGAGCTCCGTTTGGTGGATACAAACAGTCAGGTATCGGAAGGGAAAATCATAAAATGATGCTTGCACACTATAGACAGGCTAAAAACATGCTGATTTCCTACAGTAAAGAAAAACTTGGTTTCTTCTAA
- a CDS encoding AraC family transcriptional regulator, with the protein MGDRTLIHTLPFSQARELSTLVENRRAFTLDSLELNIYETYRVSEHVPLCFDDLVMINMIQGKKIMHLDNIKAFDYLPGQMMVLPALVGMHIDFPEATLEKPTQCTALTIHKEKIAAVLDYLNEFYPKEQVNQWRIDPDLFHLYNSTELADLVNKLFQIIISENPLKDVLADLAFKELTIRLLQSQSSIALKIGQSPNKILLHLQEFIQKHITEKITMALLERTAHMSKASLTRMFNRELGLSPMEYVIQQRIEVAKKMLLLTRNVKESCYGAGFNDVNYFVRLFKSRVGITPGAYVLAR; encoded by the coding sequence ATGGGAGACAGGACTTTAATTCATACATTGCCATTTTCTCAGGCTCGGGAGTTGAGTACATTAGTGGAAAACCGTCGCGCATTCACGTTAGATAGCCTGGAGCTTAACATCTACGAAACGTATCGAGTTTCGGAACATGTACCGCTGTGTTTCGATGATCTGGTTATGATTAATATGATCCAAGGGAAGAAGATCATGCATTTGGATAATATAAAGGCTTTTGATTATCTGCCGGGGCAGATGATGGTATTGCCCGCGCTTGTTGGCATGCACATCGATTTTCCTGAAGCAACTTTAGAAAAGCCTACGCAGTGTACTGCTTTGACAATTCATAAAGAAAAGATAGCGGCAGTTTTGGACTATTTGAATGAATTTTATCCCAAAGAGCAGGTCAATCAGTGGCGTATTGATCCCGATCTTTTTCACCTCTATAATTCTACGGAGCTTGCCGATTTGGTGAACAAGTTATTTCAGATCATTATCAGCGAAAATCCGTTAAAAGATGTGCTCGCCGATCTCGCTTTTAAAGAACTTACAATTCGGTTATTGCAGTCCCAGTCATCGATAGCATTGAAAATTGGGCAATCGCCCAACAAGATTCTGCTACATTTGCAGGAGTTTATTCAGAAGCATATTACGGAGAAAATCACAATGGCACTGCTGGAACGTACTGCTCACATGAGTAAGGCGAGCCTAACGCGGATGTTTAACCGCGAGCTAGGACTGAGTCCTATGGAGTATGTGATCCAACAGCGTATTGAGGTAGCAAAAAAGATGCTTTTGCTAACCCGCAATGTAAAGGAGTCTTGCTATGGTGCCGGGTTTAACGATGTCAACTATTTTGTTCGGCTTTTTAAAAGTAGAGTGGGCATTACGCCAGGCGCATATGTCCTGGCGCGTTAA
- the smpB gene encoding SsrA-binding protein SmpB, with amino-acid sequence MALSSDINIKNKKASFEYHLLDKYIAGIRLLGTEIKSIREGKANINDSFCSFFEDGLYIRNMHIAEYSMGSFYNHEAKRDRQLLLTKRELKKLKEKGEERGFTIVPLRIFISPRGFAKVEIALAQGKKDFDKRENIKERDVKRELDRVMKF; translated from the coding sequence ATGGCTTTATCTTCAGATATCAATATAAAAAATAAAAAAGCTTCTTTTGAATATCACCTACTAGACAAGTACATAGCAGGAATTCGCCTATTGGGAACAGAAATAAAATCCATTCGTGAAGGCAAGGCAAATATTAACGATAGTTTCTGCAGTTTTTTTGAAGACGGACTCTATATTCGTAACATGCACATTGCCGAATACTCCATGGGTTCTTTCTATAATCATGAGGCAAAACGGGACCGTCAGCTGCTGCTGACAAAAAGAGAATTAAAAAAATTGAAAGAGAAAGGGGAAGAACGTGGTTTTACCATTGTCCCTTTACGCATTTTTATCAGTCCGCGTGGTTTTGCTAAAGTCGAAATTGCGTTGGCACAGGGGAAAAAGGATTTTGACAAACGGGAAAACATTAAAGAAAGAGATGTCAAGCGTGAACTTGACCGTGTAATGAAATTTTAG
- the spt gene encoding serine palmitoyltransferase: protein MSKGKLGEKISQFKIVEELKAKGLYAYFRPIQSKQDTEVKIDGRRVLMFGSNSYLGLTTDARIIKAAQDALEKYGTGCAGSRFLNGTLDIHVELEEKLSAYVGKEAAILFSTGFQSNLGPLSCLMGRNDYILLDERDHASIIDGSRLSFSKVIKYGHNNMEDLRAKLSRLPEDSAKLICTDGIFSMEGDIVNLPELTAIANEFDAAVMVDDAHSLGVIGHKGAGTASHFGLNDDVDLIMGTFSKSLASLGGFVAGDADVIDFLKHNARSVMFSASMTPASVASTLKALEIIQNEPEHIEKLWKNTDYAKAQLLDHGFDLGATESPILPIFIRSNEKTFWVTKMLQDDGVFVNPVVSPAVPAEESLIRFSLMATHTYDQIDEAIEKMVKVFKQAEVETLI, encoded by the coding sequence ATGAGTAAAGGAAAGTTAGGCGAAAAAATATCGCAATTTAAGATTGTTGAGGAGTTGAAAGCTAAAGGCTTATATGCCTATTTTAGACCTATTCAATCAAAACAAGATACCGAGGTAAAAATCGATGGTAGACGTGTATTGATGTTTGGTTCTAACTCTTATTTAGGGTTAACGACTGATGCACGTATTATAAAAGCAGCGCAAGACGCTTTGGAAAAGTATGGTACTGGATGTGCTGGATCTCGTTTCCTAAACGGTACGTTGGATATTCACGTAGAACTGGAAGAAAAATTATCTGCTTATGTAGGTAAAGAAGCTGCTATTCTTTTTAGTACAGGATTTCAATCAAATCTTGGCCCTTTGTCATGTCTCATGGGGCGTAATGATTATATTTTATTAGATGAACGCGACCATGCCTCTATTATTGACGGTAGTCGATTGTCTTTTTCTAAGGTAATTAAATACGGTCACAACAATATGGAGGATTTGCGTGCAAAGTTATCTCGCCTACCTGAGGATAGTGCGAAGTTAATTTGTACGGATGGTATCTTTAGTATGGAAGGTGATATTGTTAATTTACCTGAACTTACTGCTATTGCCAATGAGTTTGATGCGGCAGTAATGGTTGATGATGCACATAGTTTAGGCGTTATTGGTCACAAAGGAGCGGGTACGGCTTCGCATTTTGGGCTTAATGACGATGTGGATTTGATCATGGGTACCTTTAGTAAATCTTTAGCATCTTTAGGTGGATTTGTAGCTGGCGATGCCGATGTAATTGATTTCTTAAAACATAATGCACGCTCGGTGATGTTCAGTGCTTCAATGACTCCAGCTTCTGTAGCTTCAACATTGAAAGCATTGGAAATTATTCAGAATGAGCCAGAGCACATTGAAAAATTATGGAAAAATACAGATTATGCCAAAGCACAGTTACTGGATCATGGATTTGATCTAGGTGCGACGGAAAGTCCAATTTTACCAATCTTTATTCGTAGCAATGAAAAAACGTTCTGGGTAACAAAAATGCTCCAAGATGATGGCGTGTTTGTCAATCCAGTTGTTTCTCCGGCAGTTCCTGCTGAAGAGTCTTTGATCCGTTTTTCATTGATGGCGACGCATACTTATGACCAAATCGACGAGGCTATTGAAAAGATGGTTAAAGTATTCAAACAAGCTGAAGTTGAAACATTAATATAA
- a CDS encoding NAD-dependent epimerase/dehydratase family protein → MIEKILITGASGFVGYHLTRAAKAAGMEVHAAVRKSSDVSEIRSVVDKFVYPDFSDEGSIRELLEAENYTFVVHAAAMTRAKREEDLEKVNVGYTKNLASACFSLKNRIKRFVFVSSLAAIGPVRYDAMLIDENNPYHPVTAYGRSKQKAELVLNDFKDHPITILRPTAVYGPREKDIFILFKTMNGGMDAYVGRSPQKLSFIYVADLIQAIIHACRFDQGGKQVYNLSDGQVYSRYEMAKIFKEFSQKRMFRMHIPLGLVKTIAVLFELLYRKSKAIPVLYPERLNELTAENWGCDISAAQRYIQYQPKYDLKKGLMEALAWYKENKWL, encoded by the coding sequence ATGATAGAAAAAATATTAATCACCGGAGCGAGTGGTTTTGTAGGCTATCATTTGACAAGAGCAGCGAAGGCGGCAGGGATGGAAGTTCATGCTGCGGTGAGAAAGTCAAGTGATGTTTCAGAAATTCGCTCCGTTGTAGATAAATTTGTTTATCCGGATTTCTCTGATGAAGGATCTATCAGAGAATTGTTGGAAGCAGAAAACTATACCTTTGTAGTTCATGCTGCTGCAATGACCCGCGCCAAACGTGAAGAAGATCTTGAAAAGGTCAATGTTGGGTATACAAAAAATTTGGCATCGGCTTGTTTTTCATTAAAAAATCGCATTAAAAGATTTGTTTTTGTTAGTAGTTTGGCCGCTATTGGTCCCGTTCGCTATGATGCAATGCTAATCGATGAAAATAATCCCTATCATCCAGTTACAGCATATGGACGAAGTAAGCAGAAAGCGGAACTCGTATTGAATGACTTTAAAGATCATCCAATTACAATTTTGCGGCCTACTGCAGTATATGGCCCCCGTGAAAAGGATATTTTTATTCTTTTTAAAACCATGAATGGAGGTATGGATGCCTATGTTGGCCGCTCGCCTCAGAAGCTTAGCTTCATTTATGTTGCCGACTTGATACAGGCCATTATTCATGCCTGCCGTTTTGACCAGGGAGGGAAACAGGTGTATAACCTTAGTGACGGACAGGTATATAGCCGCTATGAGATGGCGAAAATTTTTAAAGAGTTTAGCCAAAAGAGAATGTTTCGTATGCATATTCCTTTAGGGCTTGTGAAAACGATAGCCGTTCTTTTTGAGCTTCTGTATAGGAAATCTAAAGCAATACCGGTATTATATCCGGAAAGGCTAAATGAACTTACAGCGGAAAATTGGGGCTGTGATATCTCTGCTGCCCAACGTTACATACAATACCAACCTAAATATGATTTGAAGAAAGGCTTAATGGAGGCATTGGCTTGGTATAAAGAAAATAAATGGCTATAA
- a CDS encoding CDP-alcohol phosphatidyltransferase family protein, with protein sequence MSELKINKKLFQDRKRTNILSEPEQKLISYLVPRIPNWITSDGLTAIGFLGSLMILGSFILAEYVDIRYLLLGIPGFFVQWFGDSLDGRIAFYRNKSRRWYGFALDIVMDWISTVFIGLGYVLYTVGDYKYLGFSLVALYGWAMIISQLRYRITDKYTIDAGILGPTEIRVIISLVMLFEVLMPGSINWCVLVICIALFIINANDTRLLLKLGDEKDKEDKLKKQQEGDI encoded by the coding sequence ATGAGTGAGTTAAAAATAAATAAAAAGCTTTTTCAGGATAGAAAGCGAACAAATATCTTAAGTGAACCCGAACAAAAGCTTATTTCGTATCTCGTTCCCCGAATCCCAAATTGGATTACTTCTGATGGACTTACAGCAATCGGATTTCTAGGTTCGTTAATGATATTGGGGAGTTTTATACTGGCCGAATACGTTGATATCCGTTATTTACTTTTAGGAATTCCTGGTTTTTTTGTGCAGTGGTTTGGTGATTCATTGGATGGACGGATCGCATTTTATCGAAATAAATCCCGCCGCTGGTACGGTTTTGCGTTGGATATTGTAATGGATTGGATCAGTACGGTTTTTATTGGACTGGGATATGTGCTTTACACTGTAGGAGATTACAAGTACCTGGGGTTTTCATTGGTTGCATTATACGGTTGGGCAATGATTATTTCTCAGCTTAGGTATAGAATTACGGATAAGTATACAATAGACGCTGGAATTTTGGGGCCCACTGAAATTCGAGTGATTATTTCATTAGTGATGCTCTTCGAAGTCTTAATGCCTGGATCCATTAATTGGTGCGTACTTGTAATTTGTATTGCACTATTTATAATTAATGCGAATGATACGCGCCTACTTCTCAAATTGGGAGATGAAAAAGATAAAGAGGATAAATTGAAGAAACAGCAGGAGGGGGATATTTAA
- a CDS encoding GtrA family protein — protein MSSKFITFLKAQLSAFLGGLFDFGVYSACYKLLHISAPFSNAISGSLGAIINFLINRYWSFGSTQKSVGSQLWKFVIVVCGSIALKSTGIHFLVDVYHINFLFSKLVVELLVSLGFNYTLQRFWVFKTDEKH, from the coding sequence ATGTCTTCCAAGTTTATTACTTTTTTAAAAGCCCAGCTTTCCGCCTTTTTAGGCGGATTGTTTGATTTTGGGGTATACTCAGCTTGTTATAAGTTACTTCATATCAGCGCTCCTTTTTCTAATGCTATTAGCGGTAGCCTTGGAGCTATTATTAATTTTCTGATCAATCGCTACTGGTCGTTTGGAAGCACACAAAAGTCTGTAGGAAGCCAACTATGGAAATTTGTAATTGTTGTTTGTGGTAGCATTGCACTGAAGTCTACAGGTATTCATTTTTTAGTGGATGTATATCATATAAATTTCCTTTTCTCAAAACTTGTTGTAGAGTTGCTCGTTTCTTTGGGTTTCAACTATACACTTCAACGTTTTTGGGTTTTTAAAACGGATGAAAAGCACTAA